ATATCAAGATAGCAGGTCGCCAGCCCATGCCTCCACTCTATGTGCTGGGTTATTGGTACAGTAAGTATCAGCGTTACTCACAGCAGGACTTCCTGAACCTGGCTACCGAGATGAAGCGAAACAATATTCCGCTCGATGTGATGATCTTCGACATGGACTGGCATCTGGACGGATGGACGGGCTGGACATGGAACAAAGACCTGATTCCCAATCCTGAAGCATTGATTAAGTGGATGCACGGGCAGGGTATCAAAGTGAGTCTGAACCTGCATCCTGCCGATGGCGTGGCCAGTTATGAGGATCATTTCGCCGAGATAAAGGCCGATATGCATGCCACAGGCGACCGTGTGCCCTGGCAGTTGGAAGACTCTACTTTCTATCGCTCAATGTTCAAACACATTATCCGCGACCGTGAAAAACAGGGAGTCGATTTCTGGTGGCTGGACTGGCAGCAGAATCTGACAAGTGCCTATATCGAAGGACTGAGTGAGACATTCTGGTGCAACCACGTGTTCTTCAACGATATGAAGCAGAACCGTACCGACCGTCGTCCGTTTATCTTCCATCGCTGGGGCGGACTAGGTAGTCACCGCTATCCCATCGGTTTCTCTGGCGATACCTACGGTACTTACGGTTCATTGGCATTCCAGCCCTATTTCACAGCTACCGCTTCGAATGTGTGCTTCGGTTATTGGGGACACGATATTGGCGGACACCTGCAGATTGGTGATCCCAACCCGCAACTGATGTTGCGCTGGTTGCAGTTTGGCGTGTTCTCGCCCATCTTCCGTACTCACGGTGCCAGTCAATGGGGCAATGAGCGCCGCATCTGGAAATACGAGAACTTCCCCACCATGCTCGAGGCTGTTAACCTGCGCTATGAGCTGATGCCCTATATCTATACAGCGGTGCGTCAGGCCTACGACACAGGTATCAGCATCTGTCGCCCGCTCTACTATGAATGGCCCGAAGAGAATGAAGCCTATCGTCAGGAAGGAGAGTATATGTTTGGCGATGATATCCTGGTTTCGCCGGTGGTGACTGAGGCCGAGATGGACGATAAGGCTTTCCATAAGACCTGGTTGCCCAAAGGACAGTGGTATGACGTGTGCCGTAACCAATTGGTAGAGGGCGAACAGACACTGGCCGACTGGTACGGCCAGGAAGAGATACCTTATTTTATAAAGGCCGGAGCTGTCATTCCCTGCAATCCGCATCTGATGAACCTGAAAAAGCGTCCCGACCAGTTGGTACTGAAAGTGGTGCCCGGTGCAAGCGGAAGCACAAACCTCTATGAGGATGAAGGCGATACACAGGGCTATGAAGAGGGAGCCTATGCCACAACGACCATCAGTCAGGCACGCCGTTCGGCAACTGTTACCCTGAAAATAGGTGCCATCAAAGGACAGTTTGAGGGTATGCCCACCGAGCGTTCCTATGAGGTGCAGTTCTTAGGTGAGGACAAGCCACAGTCGGTATGTATCAACGGGCAGGTGGTGACTGACTGGAAATATGACGACATAAAGAAAATGGTCACTGTCAATGTGCCTAAGACTTCTTGTCAGCAGGTGATTGAAGTGCTGGTGAACCGTTCGGCCACGGCTGTTGAGCATGTTGAGGCCAACACACTGAAGCATGAAAGTCACTACGACCTGCAAGGCCGTACCGAAGAGAATGGTAAGCGCGGTGTTCACATCGTGCGCCGCACCTGGGCCGATGGTTCCGTAACAACTCATAAAATAATGAAGTAAAGTCATGAAAAAGATACTATTGATATATGTGACGGCCATTGCTTGGGCTGCACAGCCACTTATGGCACAAGATAATCTCTGGGCAACAGGTAGCGCTGTGCCAGGAGGAATACAACAGTTGGTGAAGCGTCCTGACGGACAGTTCCGCTTTTCAGGTCCGCTGAATGCCGGTGAAGTGAAAATTAGAACTACGGAAGAATACCAGCAAGGTACCACCCGTTATCTGATGCCTCAGCTCACAGACTCCTATCTCATCAACTACGGATTGAAGTATTCGCTGACCTCCGATTCTGCCAAGGCAGGATGGCAGGTGCTGTTTCAGGAAGATACCTACCGCTTCATAGTGAATACCAGCAGTCAGACCGTTACGGGCGAGGTGATGCTGCCCTGGAATGAGGTGCTCATTGCCGGCAGTGCCTTCATAGGCGGTTCGGATAATATCGAATGGAAACGCGACAATATGCTTCCCTTTGTCCGTGATCATGAGAATCCATACGTGTTCACATGGATAGGAGAATTAGGCATTTATGATAATGTGATAGAACCAGGTCACTTCAAGCTGGAAGGACAGATGACCTGGGGACCACGCGAACTGCATCCCTATACAGACGATGAAGACCCGCTGAACAGTACTCAGGTGTGTCTGGGAGGCCCCGACAGGAAGTGGTTCATTAGGACACCCGGAAAGTATAAGATTACGGTAGATCTGTTTGCTGAGACTTTCCATGCCGAATTGCTGAATGGGGTGAACCGTGAGGAAACTTCCGGTATAGAACAGGTAGAAAAATCGGCTGAGAAAGGAACCGAAGTGAA
The sequence above is a segment of the Prevotella sp. E9-3 genome. Coding sequences within it:
- a CDS encoding glycoside hydrolase family 31 protein, with the translated sequence MKKIISLLMAWLSCCCMETALAADTMNPQADPAAVIVSGKVRFTVLTPEMIRIQYSSTSKFEDRATFAVVNRRLPVPAFTTKEEGGYLYIETAALKLRYKVGASINPQLKTPSALSITMKVNDHEVVWYPGKEDAMNLKGTKRTLDTGSGDNQRPDLENGIISRGGWAIIDESPKTKRGDGSTTFAFDKVVDGIDWVAQPVDKNAYDWYFMGYGHNYKKAIGDYIKIAGRQPMPPLYVLGYWYSKYQRYSQQDFLNLATEMKRNNIPLDVMIFDMDWHLDGWTGWTWNKDLIPNPEALIKWMHGQGIKVSLNLHPADGVASYEDHFAEIKADMHATGDRVPWQLEDSTFYRSMFKHIIRDREKQGVDFWWLDWQQNLTSAYIEGLSETFWCNHVFFNDMKQNRTDRRPFIFHRWGGLGSHRYPIGFSGDTYGTYGSLAFQPYFTATASNVCFGYWGHDIGGHLQIGDPNPQLMLRWLQFGVFSPIFRTHGASQWGNERRIWKYENFPTMLEAVNLRYELMPYIYTAVRQAYDTGISICRPLYYEWPEENEAYRQEGEYMFGDDILVSPVVTEAEMDDKAFHKTWLPKGQWYDVCRNQLVEGEQTLADWYGQEEIPYFIKAGAVIPCNPHLMNLKKRPDQLVLKVVPGASGSTNLYEDEGDTQGYEEGAYATTTISQARRSATVTLKIGAIKGQFEGMPTERSYEVQFLGEDKPQSVCINGQVVTDWKYDDIKKMVTVNVPKTSCQQVIEVLVNRSATAVEHVEANTLKHESHYDLQGRTEENGKRGVHIVRRTWADGSVTTHKIMK
- a CDS encoding SusF/SusE family outer membrane protein; this encodes MKKILLIYVTAIAWAAQPLMAQDNLWATGSAVPGGIQQLVKRPDGQFRFSGPLNAGEVKIRTTEEYQQGTTRYLMPQLTDSYLINYGLKYSLTSDSAKAGWQVLFQEDTYRFIVNTSSQTVTGEVMLPWNEVLIAGSAFIGGSDNIEWKRDNMLPFVRDHENPYVFTWIGELGIYDNVIEPGHFKLEGQMTWGPRELHPYTDDEDPLNSTQVCLGGPDRKWFIRTPGKYKITVDLFAETFHAELLNGVNREETSGIEQVEKSAEKGTEVKAVYDLQGRSQQKLQRGLNIVRNADGTVKKVLKGY